The nucleotide sequence TTATTCATCTGCTCTTGGAGTGCGGTAAAATGCAATCCGCAATGCAAAGCCTTATATGAAAGGATTTTGGAAAAAGGGAAATGTAAAAAATTAGCTTTAATAGCAGTTTGCAACAAACTGCTACGACAAGCCTTTGGAATAATAAAATCTAAAAACAAATATCAACTGGATTTTGCAAAATAACTAAAAAAATGAACCTAAAAATTTTGGAATATAACATAGAATGTTCGACGAAGTCAATCTTTTTTGCAGACGATTTCAGTTTAAATAGAACTTTAAGATTGGCAAAAAAGGATTTCCGCTCAAGTCGGGCTGCAGATTTGGTATATTATTAACCATCAACAAACAACTATCAACCAACAACAAAAATGAACGCATACGTAAAATCAACCATAGAAAACGGAATCGGAACTATTGAGTTTTTTCATCCTCAGAGCAACTCAATGCCGAGCTCCCAACTCAAAAATCTGGTAGAAGAAATCAATAACCTCGGAAAAAATGACAATGCGAAAGTTATTATTCTAAAAAGCGCAGGCGAAAAAGCCTTTTGTGCAGGCGCATCTTTTGACGAATTGATCTCTATCAAAGATTTCGAAACCGGGAAAACATTTTTCTCTGGTTTTGCAAATGTCATCAATGCGATGCGAAAATCGCCGAAACTCATTATTGCAAGAATCCACGGGAAAGCAGTTGGCGGCGGAGTCGGAATTGCGTGCGCTGCAGATTATACATTTGCGACAGAAAGTGCGTCGGTGAAATTGAGCGAACTGGCTGTCGGTATTGGTCCATTTGTGATCGGTCCGGTTGTAGAAAGAAAAATTGGGACTTCGTCTTTTGCACAATTAGCCATTAATGCCACCGAATTTTATTCCGCAGAATGGGCGCAGGAAAAAAGTATGTATCAGGATGTTTATGAAACGCCTGAAGAAATGGATGCGGAAATTAATCTGTTAGCAGAAAAATTAGCCCAATCCAGTCAGGACGCGATGACAAAACTGAAAGAAGTCTTCTGGAAAGGCACGGATGATTGGGATCAGCTCTTGACAGAGCGCGCTGCTGTCAGCGGGCAATTGGTGCTTTCTGAGTTCACTGTCAATGCGATCAATCAGTTTAAGAAGAAGTAATTGCTAATAAAATTTGCAGAATAAAAAAATATTATTATTTTTGCAGACCAAAACCAGAGCAGAGAGGATCCATTACGTCCTGAGCTCATATTTTAATAATTATTTTAAAAATTCTGAAAATGAAACAAGGCATACACCCAGAAAATTATAGATTAGTAGTTTTCAAAGATATGAGTAACGACGAAGTTTTTCTTTG is from Epilithonimonas vandammei and encodes:
- a CDS encoding enoyl-CoA hydratase/isomerase family protein, whose amino-acid sequence is MNAYVKSTIENGIGTIEFFHPQSNSMPSSQLKNLVEEINNLGKNDNAKVIILKSAGEKAFCAGASFDELISIKDFETGKTFFSGFANVINAMRKSPKLIIARIHGKAVGGGVGIACAADYTFATESASVKLSELAVGIGPFVIGPVVERKIGTSSFAQLAINATEFYSAEWAQEKSMYQDVYETPEEMDAEINLLAEKLAQSSQDAMTKLKEVFWKGTDDWDQLLTERAAVSGQLVLSEFTVNAINQFKKK